From the Candidatus Zixiibacteriota bacterium genome, one window contains:
- the fetB gene encoding iron export ABC transporter permease subunit FetB: MAEQIGMYQLAVAYLMLVVVFFLAMSNSLRISRELVVATLRMTLQLFAAGLLLKYVFKIDFWLASVALIVIMIAFAVTVVLGRLEIRVKRLPLILFASMGIGSLSVLAIFIFLVIGREPWYDARYVLPLGGMIIGNSMTACALVTERFIAEVIGKRDQIETSLALGATYKEASMTALRTAYRAALVPTIASMTGMGIVHLPGMMTGQILSGVEPMLAVKYQVAIIAAILAAAALSSLVMLNLLRSRLFNKCHQIERAV; encoded by the coding sequence ATGGCTGAACAGATTGGAATGTACCAGCTTGCGGTAGCATACCTGATGCTGGTAGTTGTGTTCTTTCTTGCAATGTCGAACAGCCTTCGAATCAGCAGGGAACTCGTTGTGGCAACCCTGCGCATGACGCTGCAGCTTTTCGCTGCAGGTCTGCTGCTGAAGTACGTTTTCAAGATTGATTTCTGGCTTGCTTCGGTGGCGCTGATCGTCATCATGATTGCATTCGCCGTCACGGTCGTCCTTGGACGACTCGAGATTAGGGTGAAGCGTTTGCCTTTGATTCTGTTCGCATCCATGGGCATCGGCAGTCTCTCGGTGCTCGCCATATTTATCTTCCTGGTAATCGGTCGCGAGCCGTGGTATGATGCGCGCTATGTTTTGCCGCTGGGAGGAATGATTATAGGAAACTCCATGACTGCCTGCGCGCTGGTCACCGAGCGATTCATCGCTGAAGTCATCGGCAAGAGGGACCAGATCGAGACCAGTCTTGCTTTGGGCGCAACCTACAAAGAAGCTTCGATGACAGCATTGCGTACGGCCTACCGCGCCGCGCTCGTGCCGACAATTGCCTCAATGACCGGGATGGGAATCGTCCATTTGCCTGGCATGATGACCGGGCAGATACTTTCCGGAGTCGAGCCGATGCTGGCAGTCAAGTACCAGGTCGCGATCATAGCCGCGATACTTGCCGCGGCAGCGTTGAGTTCGCTTGTGATGCTCAATCTGCTGAGAAGCAGACTATTTAACAAATGCCATCAGATTGAACGTGCCGTCTGA
- a CDS encoding ATP-binding cassette domain-containing protein: MNEIGNSDLLFSLENVSLDGESRPVLDSVNLHLQPRQLYLIAGPSGGGKTSLLRLLNGLVYPSSGSVRYLGKDVCDYNQPSYRSEVVSISQEPVMFPGTVSDNIAVAFSYASNASKKMDDVEVLQLMDGLGLSRELLKQDVNILSGGEKQRVALIRSLILSPEVLLADEPTSALDPHSEEKVFEMFGRLKGSLSLVVVSHSTRFLTLADEIVLIARGKIIEKRKTIDAQQFKDFLEDEDGGRNG, translated from the coding sequence ATGAACGAAATCGGCAATAGCGACTTATTATTTTCTCTGGAAAATGTGAGCTTGGATGGCGAATCCAGACCTGTGCTCGATTCCGTCAATCTCCATCTCCAACCGCGGCAACTCTATCTCATAGCAGGACCATCCGGAGGGGGCAAGACCAGCCTGCTCCGATTGTTGAACGGGCTCGTGTATCCTTCATCGGGGAGTGTCAGGTATCTTGGCAAAGATGTCTGTGATTACAATCAGCCATCTTATCGGTCCGAAGTAGTATCTATATCCCAGGAGCCGGTGATGTTCCCCGGAACGGTGAGCGACAATATCGCCGTTGCATTCTCCTACGCATCGAATGCCTCAAAGAAAATGGATGATGTCGAAGTGCTACAACTGATGGACGGGTTGGGGCTTAGCAGGGAACTGTTAAAGCAAGATGTTAATATCTTGTCAGGTGGCGAGAAGCAGCGGGTGGCCTTAATACGTTCTCTGATTCTCTCGCCGGAAGTGCTTCTGGCCGATGAGCCGACCTCTGCGCTCGATCCGCATTCGGAGGAGAAAGTATTTGAGATGTTTGGGCGGCTCAAGGGGAGCCTGTCGCTTGTGGTGGTTTCGCACTCGACAAGATTCCTGACTCTGGCCGATGAAATAGTCCTCATTGCGAGAGGGAAGATCATAGAGAAGCGAAAGACGATAGACGCTCAGCAGTTCAAAGACTTCCTCGAGGATGAAGATGGGGGCAGGAATGGCTGA
- a CDS encoding diguanylate cyclase, which produces MFFSDAIGGSSSELDRVITNHNDFASVVRHELKRSERYCSFVSLMTLRLAELADRLQKKFPADNVKAEEFIARLCNVIRATVRSTDVVSRMDRDRIGLLLAETPREGAVTLASRLSDNLSGFLDKTGEQTSKVDVLIEIGSFPGPDRETIEQMLKDFVN; this is translated from the coding sequence GTGTTTTTTTCTGACGCTATCGGCGGTTCATCCAGTGAACTCGACAGAGTGATAACAAATCACAATGATTTTGCATCAGTTGTGCGCCACGAGTTGAAGCGATCTGAGCGTTACTGCTCGTTTGTGTCGCTTATGACTCTGCGTTTGGCCGAACTCGCCGATCGCCTCCAGAAGAAATTTCCAGCCGACAATGTCAAGGCTGAAGAATTCATAGCCCGGCTCTGCAATGTTATCAGGGCGACAGTCCGCTCGACTGACGTTGTCTCGCGGATGGATCGTGATAGGATTGGGTTGCTGCTTGCCGAGACTCCCCGCGAGGGAGCCGTGACGCTTGCCAGCCGGCTCTCGGACAATCTTTCCGGCTTCCTGGACAAGACGGGAGAGCAGACATCCAAAGTTGATGTTCTAATCGAAATCGGGTCGTTTCCGGGCCCTGATCGCGAGACTATCGAGCAGATGCTCAAAGACTTTGTAAACTAA
- a CDS encoding sigma-54 dependent transcriptional regulator produces the protein MKQDRVKLLIIDDDPKVSWILSEGLEGDYEILTARDGIEGIQIASTDKPELILLDIKMPGMSGLEVLKKLKKSDLPSDVIMLSGHGETKYVVESIHNGAEEFINKPFDVKEVEIHLQSVLEKARLRKELRRVNEELRAKSQYDAFIGDSPKILEVKNLIEQVADSDLTVLIRGESGTGKEIVARMLHELSSRSANAFSKVNCAAIPRELLEAELFGYEKGAFTGAHKTKPGRFEVANKGTMFLDEIGDMPLELQSKLLQVLEQQEFVRVGGVNNIKVDLRIICATNRDLDVAISNQQFRDDLFYRLNEITIYLPPLRERRDDTPLLVEHFMKKYSTLYKKELQPLSRETISMLVEYDFPGNIRQLENLVKQVIVREDEGIVDDLLLRGQKLQPARSYQPASQLQPVAAGFAAEAETASQPDYSLKKRISRAVAVEEKRLISEVLTKVNWNRRKAAEILEISYRSLLYKIKEYRINEIE, from the coding sequence ATGAAACAAGATAGAGTGAAGCTGCTGATCATAGACGATGATCCGAAAGTCTCCTGGATACTCTCCGAGGGGCTGGAGGGAGATTATGAGATCCTGACAGCCAGGGATGGAATCGAAGGAATTCAGATTGCCTCGACTGATAAGCCGGAGTTGATCTTGCTCGATATCAAGATGCCCGGCATGAGCGGACTTGAAGTCCTCAAGAAGTTGAAGAAGTCTGACCTTCCGTCAGATGTCATCATGCTGTCCGGTCACGGTGAGACCAAGTATGTCGTCGAGTCTATTCACAATGGTGCTGAAGAGTTCATCAACAAGCCCTTTGATGTCAAGGAAGTCGAAATTCATCTCCAGTCTGTTCTGGAGAAGGCACGGCTCAGAAAGGAACTGCGCCGGGTCAACGAGGAATTAAGGGCGAAGTCACAGTACGATGCATTTATCGGCGACTCTCCCAAGATACTCGAAGTCAAGAATTTGATCGAACAGGTTGCTGACAGCGATCTGACAGTGTTGATTCGAGGTGAGTCGGGTACAGGCAAGGAGATCGTTGCACGCATGCTGCATGAGCTGTCGTCACGATCGGCCAATGCATTCTCCAAAGTCAATTGCGCCGCCATTCCGAGAGAGCTTCTTGAAGCAGAGCTTTTCGGATATGAGAAGGGCGCATTCACTGGTGCTCACAAGACCAAACCGGGACGATTTGAGGTCGCAAACAAGGGGACGATGTTCCTCGATGAAATCGGCGACATGCCACTTGAGCTCCAGTCGAAACTTCTGCAGGTTCTCGAACAGCAGGAATTCGTCAGAGTCGGCGGAGTCAACAATATTAAGGTCGACCTGAGGATCATATGTGCTACAAATCGTGACCTGGACGTGGCAATTTCCAACCAGCAGTTTCGTGATGATCTGTTCTACAGGCTGAATGAGATAACCATCTATCTACCACCCTTGCGTGAACGCAGGGATGACACCCCGCTGCTGGTAGAACATTTTATGAAGAAATATTCTACACTCTATAAGAAAGAACTCCAGCCTCTTTCGAGGGAAACGATTTCGATGCTTGTCGAATATGACTTTCCGGGCAATATTCGTCAACTCGAAAATCTCGTCAAGCAGGTCATAGTCCGGGAAGATGAAGGCATTGTGGATGATTTGCTGTTGAGGGGCCAGAAACTCCAGCCCGCGAGATCATATCAGCCGGCATCGCAGCTCCAACCTGTTGCTGCTGGATTCGCTGCTGAGGCTGAAACAGCCTCACAGCCGGACTATTCCTTGAAGAAAAGAATATCCAGAGCAGTCGCCGTAGAAGAGAAACGGCTGATCTCGGAGGTGCTGACTAAGGTCAATTGGAATAGAAGAAAAGCTGCAGAAATCCTCGAGATAAGTTACAGGTCTCTTCTTTACAAGATCAAAGAGTACAGAATCAACGAGATCGAATAG
- a CDS encoding GAF domain-containing protein, with translation MVDQAAKILVVDDEVRMCDSLYALLTSIGHEVETAFDGDSACEKIATTYYDVVLSDIKLPGKDGIDVLRAAKDKDPHSVVILMTAYASLESAMRAVSEGAYDYLLKPVEFSHLKLAVDRAIDKRRSDRAREQLVNELQQKNHLLKRRIAEINALYRAGKSLSTTVELPELLAQIINLATTVIGAATGSIMLLDRDSNELRIQAGLGVDRQVMNNTVLPLGSSIAGYVAQSGKPVMVEDIEKDQRFKRTAKDHYQSKSFLCVPLKIKNEILGVINLTDKKGDEVFGRQDMKLLTTFASQAAMAIDDANHYEDARRKLKQFAVLYEIASMIPAIERFDRMSSFIHESIKEIIPLDFSVWMSWNNRSKKMVVTFWEGWAKESAAELLQSEITLTDSEVSSGPERTSKVRDFIKSNLPEGERIAAFSSVPIYAQGMLHGLFCLGSLTEKVFAIDHEYISSIIASQATSVYERQRAILNATRLMTMGNMMSEISHDLKKPLTNIRGSLQVLKARISKESRDVEIIDIVDQELLRLSQLVRELVDFSNPNKYQMEKRKIEDVLLQVLKLVDTDARKRNIEFDSDFAPNLPAISLNYNEMIEIMLNLVMNAFDAIRGEGGKVRFITSLYKDPDESKDYVRVEVVDNGVGIEPEDLDKIFERYHTSKETGTGLGLAVVERIIMAHNGKVNVSSRVGKGTSFFVDLPV, from the coding sequence ATGGTTGATCAGGCAGCGAAAATCCTCGTAGTCGACGATGAAGTGCGGATGTGCGACAGCCTTTACGCGCTTCTGACGAGCATTGGTCATGAGGTTGAGACCGCCTTCGACGGTGATTCTGCCTGCGAGAAGATCGCCACCACATATTACGATGTCGTTTTGTCGGATATCAAGCTTCCGGGGAAAGATGGTATTGATGTGCTTCGCGCCGCCAAAGACAAAGATCCCCACTCGGTAGTAATTCTTATGACTGCTTATGCTTCGCTTGAATCTGCGATGCGAGCTGTCAGCGAAGGCGCGTATGACTATTTGCTGAAGCCGGTTGAATTCTCGCATCTCAAGCTCGCTGTTGACAGGGCAATCGACAAGCGGCGGTCCGATAGGGCCCGCGAGCAGCTTGTGAACGAATTGCAGCAAAAGAATCATCTTCTGAAGCGCAGAATCGCAGAGATCAATGCTCTCTATCGAGCAGGCAAGTCGCTCTCTACGACGGTCGAACTTCCGGAACTTCTTGCGCAGATAATCAATCTTGCGACCACGGTAATCGGAGCCGCAACCGGATCAATTATGCTCCTTGACAGAGACAGCAACGAGTTGAGGATACAGGCAGGTCTCGGAGTCGACAGGCAGGTTATGAATAACACCGTTCTGCCGCTGGGGTCGTCTATTGCAGGATATGTCGCGCAGTCAGGCAAGCCGGTGATGGTGGAAGATATCGAGAAAGACCAGAGGTTCAAGAGAACAGCAAAGGATCACTATCAGTCCAAATCCTTCCTGTGCGTGCCGCTGAAAATCAAGAACGAAATCCTGGGGGTCATCAATCTGACCGATAAAAAGGGCGATGAAGTCTTCGGTCGCCAGGACATGAAACTTCTCACAACTTTCGCTTCACAAGCGGCAATGGCTATTGACGACGCTAACCACTATGAAGATGCTCGCAGAAAACTCAAACAGTTCGCTGTTCTGTACGAGATTGCGTCGATGATTCCGGCGATCGAGAGATTTGACAGAATGAGCTCGTTTATCCACGAGTCAATAAAAGAGATTATACCTTTGGACTTCTCAGTCTGGATGTCATGGAATAACCGATCGAAGAAAATGGTCGTCACTTTCTGGGAAGGATGGGCTAAGGAGTCTGCGGCAGAACTGTTGCAGAGCGAGATCACACTGACTGACAGCGAAGTCTCCAGCGGACCGGAGAGGACATCGAAAGTCAGGGATTTCATCAAGAGCAATCTTCCCGAAGGTGAGAGGATCGCCGCATTTTCATCAGTCCCGATTTATGCGCAGGGTATGCTGCACGGCCTATTCTGCCTTGGCAGCCTCACCGAAAAGGTGTTTGCAATCGATCACGAATATATCTCCTCAATTATCGCTTCTCAGGCGACGTCCGTATATGAGCGGCAACGGGCTATTCTGAATGCTACCAGACTGATGACCATGGGAAACATGATGTCGGAGATCTCGCACGATCTCAAGAAACCGCTGACGAACATCAGAGGTAGTCTTCAGGTATTAAAGGCACGCATCAGCAAAGAATCCAGGGACGTAGAAATCATCGACATAGTCGATCAAGAGTTGCTTCGGCTTTCTCAGCTCGTCAGAGAACTGGTCGATTTCTCCAATCCAAACAAGTACCAGATGGAGAAGAGGAAAATCGAAGACGTTCTGCTGCAGGTTTTGAAGTTGGTCGATACCGATGCCAGAAAGCGGAATATCGAGTTCGATTCCGACTTCGCCCCCAATCTGCCGGCCATATCGCTTAACTACAACGAGATGATAGAGATCATGCTCAATCTTGTCATGAACGCTTTTGATGCGATCAGGGGGGAGGGGGGCAAGGTCCGATTCATCACGTCACTTTACAAAGATCCGGATGAAAGCAAGGATTATGTCCGGGTTGAAGTGGTCGACAACGGAGTCGGCATTGAGCCAGAGGATCTGGATAAGATATTCGAACGGTACCACACAAGTAAAGAAACGGGAACCGGACTTGGGCTCGCCGTTGTGGAACGTATCATCATGGCGCACAATGGCAAAGTGAATGTCTCTTCACGTGTCGGTAAGGGGACATCGTTCTTCGTAGATTTGCCTGTCTAA